The Streptomyces sp. NBC_00224 genome contains the following window.
GACTTCTGGCAGGTGCTGACGCAGGACACCACCCTGGTCGTCGTCTTCCACACGCTCACCGCGGCCTTCCTCACCGGTGGCGCGTTCATGGTCGGCGTCTCCGCCATCCATCTGCGCCGCAAGAAGCACATCCCGGTGATGCGCACCTCGCTCCGGCTCGGCCTGGTCACGCTCGTCGTGGGCGGACTGCTCACGGCCGTCAGCGGCGACCAGCTCGGCAAGGTCATGTTCAAGCAGCAGCCCATGAAGATGGCGGCGGCCGAGGCGCTGTGGGACGGCGAGAAGTCGGCGCCCTTCTCGATATTCGCCTACGGAGACGTGGCCAAGGGCCACAACAGCGTCGAGGTCTCGGTCCCGGGTGTGCTCTCCTTCCTCGCCGACAACAACTTCTCCTCGTACGTCCCCGGCATCAACGACGTGAACAAGCAGGAGCAGCAGAAGTACGGGCCCGGCGACTACCGGCCCAACATCCCGGTCACCTTCTGGGGCTTCCGCTGGATGATCGGCTTCGGCATGGCGTCCTTCGCCATCGGAGCCGTCGGCCTCTGGCTCACCCGCAAGAAGTTCCTGCTGGCACCCGGACTCAGGACCGGTGACGACGAGGTGCCGCATCTGGTCCTCTTCCGGAACAAGGCGCTCAGCACCCGGCTGACCGGCTGGTACTGGTTCATCGCCATCTGGACGCTCGGCTTCCCGCTGATCGCCAACTCCTGGGGCTGGATCTTCACCGAGATGGGCCGCCAGCCCTGGGTCGTGTACGGCGTACTGCGCACCAGTGACGCGGTCTCCCCCGGTGTCTCGCAGGGCGAGGTCCTCACCTCGATGATCGTCTTCACCCTGCTCTACGCCGTGCTCGCGGTGATCGAGGTGCGGCTGCTCGCGAAGTACGTCAAGGCCGGACCACCCGAGCTCACCGAGTCCGACCTCAACCCGCCCACCAAGATCGGCGGGGACGACCGCGACCCCGACCGGCCGATGGCCTTCTCGTACTGAGGCTGAGGAGACAGAGGCATGGAACTCCACGACGTCTGGTTCGTACTCATCGCCGTTCTGTGGACCGGCTACTTCTTCCTGGAGGGCTTCGACTTCGGAGTCGGGATCCTCACGAAACTGCTGGCCCGCGACCGTACGGAGAAGCGGGTCCTGATCAACACGATCGGGCCCGTCTGGGACGGCAACGAGGTGTGGCTGCTGACCGCGGGCGGTGCGACCTTCGCCGCCTTCCCCGAGTGGTACGCCACGCTCTTCTCCGGCTTCTACCTGCCGCTGCTGATCATCCTGGTCTGTCTGATCGTGCGCGGTGTGGCCTTCGAGTACCGGGCGAAGCGGCCCGAGGAGAAGTGGCAGCGCAACTGGGAGGAGGCCATCTTCTGGACCTCGCTGATCCCGGCGTTCCTGTGGGGCGTGGCCTTCGGCAACATCGTGCGCGGAGTGAAGATCGACGCGCACAAGGAGTACGTGGGCACCTTCTGGGACCTGTTCAATGTGTACGCGATCCTCGGCGGACTGGTGACGCTGTTCCTGTTCACCTTCCACGGCTCGGTCTTCACCTCCCTGAAGACCGTTGGTGAGATCCGCGAGCGGTCGCGGGCACTGGCACTGAAGCTGGGCCTGGTCACGGCCGTACTGGCGCTCGTGTTCCTGATCTGGACGCAGGTCTCGCGCGGTGACACCAAGAGCCTGGTCGCGATGGTGATCGCGG
Protein-coding sequences here:
- a CDS encoding cytochrome ubiquinol oxidase subunit I; the protein is MNLALAPETLARWQFGITTVYHFLFVPLTISLAALTAGLQTAWVRTENQKYLKATKFWGKLFLINIAMGVVTGIVQEFQFGMNWSDYSRFVGDIFGAPLAFEALIAFFFESTFIGLWIFGWDKLPKKIHLACIWMVSIGTILSAYFILAANSWMQHPVGYKLNKATGRAELTDFWQVLTQDTTLVVVFHTLTAAFLTGGAFMVGVSAIHLRRKKHIPVMRTSLRLGLVTLVVGGLLTAVSGDQLGKVMFKQQPMKMAAAEALWDGEKSAPFSIFAYGDVAKGHNSVEVSVPGVLSFLADNNFSSYVPGINDVNKQEQQKYGPGDYRPNIPVTFWGFRWMIGFGMASFAIGAVGLWLTRKKFLLAPGLRTGDDEVPHLVLFRNKALSTRLTGWYWFIAIWTLGFPLIANSWGWIFTEMGRQPWVVYGVLRTSDAVSPGVSQGEVLTSMIVFTLLYAVLAVIEVRLLAKYVKAGPPELTESDLNPPTKIGGDDRDPDRPMAFSY
- the cydB gene encoding cytochrome d ubiquinol oxidase subunit II translates to MELHDVWFVLIAVLWTGYFFLEGFDFGVGILTKLLARDRTEKRVLINTIGPVWDGNEVWLLTAGGATFAAFPEWYATLFSGFYLPLLIILVCLIVRGVAFEYRAKRPEEKWQRNWEEAIFWTSLIPAFLWGVAFGNIVRGVKIDAHKEYVGTFWDLFNVYAILGGLVTLFLFTFHGSVFTSLKTVGEIRERSRALALKLGLVTAVLALVFLIWTQVSRGDTKSLVAMVIAVVALVGAIGAIKVGREGWSFALSGITIAAAVAMLFLTLFPNVMPSSLHEEWNLTVSNASSSPYTLKIMTWCAGIATPVVLLYQGWTYWVFRKRIGTQHIADAH